Proteins encoded within one genomic window of Streptomyces kaniharaensis:
- a CDS encoding M28 family metallopeptidase produces the protein MTERTPRGFRLHRAALPTALAGLLAAALYTPVSSALGAPVPASTVAPAVAKPFAPKAVPDAPGIPVANVKAHLARLQSIADANGGNRAHGSSGYQASIDYVKGQLDAAGFTTAVKEFNENGTTGYNLIADWPGGDAAHVVMAGAHLDSVSAGPGVNDDGSGTAGILETALAVSRAGLKPTKHLRFAWWGAEEYGMVGSRNYVNNLSADDRSAIDTYLNFDMIGSPNPGYFTYRHDPALDALFRDWFAARGISTEQDFEGDGRSDHAPFQEAGIRVGGLFSGADYIKTAGQAAKWGGTAGQPFDACYHAACDTNANIDDTALSRMADAIAYAIWTLSASGS, from the coding sequence TTGACCGAGCGCACCCCGCGCGGATTCCGCCTGCACCGCGCCGCCCTGCCGACCGCCTTGGCCGGACTGCTCGCCGCCGCCCTGTACACCCCCGTGAGCTCCGCCCTTGGCGCACCCGTGCCAGCCTCGACGGTCGCTCCGGCCGTCGCAAAGCCGTTCGCCCCCAAGGCGGTTCCGGATGCCCCCGGCATCCCCGTCGCCAACGTCAAGGCCCATCTCGCCCGACTGCAGTCCATCGCCGACGCCAATGGCGGCAACCGGGCCCACGGCTCCTCCGGCTACCAGGCCTCGATCGACTATGTGAAGGGCCAGCTGGATGCGGCAGGATTTACCACCGCTGTAAAGGAGTTCAACGAGAACGGCACGACCGGCTACAACCTGATCGCCGACTGGCCCGGAGGCGACGCGGCCCACGTCGTGATGGCCGGCGCCCACCTCGACTCCGTCTCCGCCGGTCCGGGCGTCAACGACGACGGCTCCGGTACGGCCGGCATCCTGGAGACCGCGCTGGCCGTCTCCCGCGCCGGACTCAAGCCCACCAAGCACCTGCGGTTCGCCTGGTGGGGTGCCGAGGAGTACGGCATGGTCGGCTCCAGGAACTACGTCAACAACCTCTCGGCCGACGATCGTTCGGCGATCGACACGTACCTGAACTTCGACATGATCGGCTCGCCGAACCCGGGCTACTTCACCTACCGCCACGACCCCGCCCTGGACGCGTTGTTCCGCGACTGGTTCGCCGCCCGTGGCATCAGCACCGAGCAGGACTTCGAGGGCGACGGCCGCTCCGACCACGCCCCCTTCCAGGAGGCGGGCATCCGGGTCGGCGGGCTGTTCAGCGGCGCCGACTACATCAAGACGGCCGGTCAGGCCGCCAAATGGGGCGGCACCGCCGGCCAGCCCTTCGACGCCTGCTACCACGCCGCCTGCGACACCAACGCCAACATCGACGACACCGCGCTGAGCCGGATGGCCGACGCCATCGCCTACGCGATCTGGACGCTGTCGGCCTCCGGCAGCTGA
- a CDS encoding acyl-CoA dehydrogenase family protein: MLFNPRTYDPAQFDEPTRRLLRATVDWFESRGKKALIDTYIDRTWYADFLEFAAKEGLFAEFLTPSAADPAKRWDTARIAELNEILGFYGLGYWYTWQVTILGLGPVWQSENEAVRARAARLLAEGHVMAFGLSERTHGADIYSTDMILTPDGEGGFTATGSKYYIGNGNVAGLVSVFGRRSDVEGPEGYVFFAADSRHEAYHLVKNVVNAQMYVSEFRLEDYPVRAEDVLHTGQAAFDAALNTVNVGKFNLCTASVGICEHAMYEAVAHAHNRVLYGKRVTDFPHVRRELTDAYARLVAMKLFSARAVDYFRTASPEDRRYLLFNPMTKMKVTTEGEKVIDLMWDVIAAKGFEADTYFDKAAKDIRGLPKLEGTVHVNLALILKFMGNYLFAPADYAPVPTRLDATDDVFLFRQGPARGLGAIRFHDWRSAYDRNAHLPNVARFREQADGFCELLLKHAPSKEQQADLDFLLEIGQLFALIVYGQLVLEQAELTGLESDVLDQIFDALVRDFSAHATELHGKASATEEQAAWALANVRRPVSDAERAAKVWARVEALSDAYEMQP; encoded by the coding sequence ATGCTCTTCAACCCGCGTACGTACGACCCCGCACAGTTCGACGAGCCGACCCGCCGGCTGCTGCGCGCGACCGTCGACTGGTTCGAGTCCCGCGGCAAGAAGGCGCTGATCGACACCTACATCGACCGCACCTGGTACGCCGACTTCCTCGAATTCGCCGCCAAGGAGGGCCTGTTCGCGGAGTTCCTGACCCCCTCGGCGGCCGACCCGGCCAAGCGCTGGGACACCGCGCGCATCGCCGAGCTGAACGAGATCCTCGGCTTCTACGGCCTCGGCTACTGGTACACCTGGCAGGTCACCATCCTCGGCCTCGGACCGGTCTGGCAGAGCGAGAACGAGGCCGTCCGGGCCCGCGCCGCCCGCCTGCTGGCGGAGGGTCACGTCATGGCGTTCGGCCTCTCCGAGCGCACCCACGGCGCCGACATCTACTCCACCGACATGATCCTCACCCCGGACGGCGAGGGCGGTTTCACCGCGACCGGCTCCAAGTACTACATCGGCAACGGCAACGTGGCCGGCCTGGTCTCGGTGTTCGGCCGCCGCTCGGACGTCGAGGGCCCGGAGGGGTACGTCTTCTTCGCCGCCGACAGCCGCCACGAGGCGTACCACCTGGTCAAGAACGTCGTGAACGCCCAGATGTACGTCAGCGAGTTCCGGCTGGAGGACTACCCGGTGCGCGCCGAGGACGTGCTGCACACCGGGCAGGCCGCGTTCGACGCCGCGCTGAACACCGTCAACGTCGGCAAGTTCAACCTGTGCACGGCCTCGGTCGGCATCTGCGAGCACGCCATGTACGAGGCGGTCGCGCACGCCCACAACCGGGTGCTGTACGGCAAGCGGGTCACCGACTTCCCGCACGTGCGGCGGGAGTTGACCGACGCCTACGCCCGCCTGGTGGCGATGAAGCTGTTCAGCGCGCGGGCCGTCGACTACTTCCGCACCGCCTCTCCCGAGGACCGCCGGTACCTGCTGTTCAACCCGATGACCAAGATGAAGGTCACCACCGAGGGCGAGAAGGTCATCGACCTGATGTGGGACGTCATCGCGGCCAAGGGCTTCGAGGCGGACACCTACTTCGACAAGGCCGCGAAGGACATCCGCGGCCTGCCGAAGCTGGAGGGCACCGTCCACGTCAACCTGGCACTGATCCTCAAGTTCATGGGCAACTACCTGTTCGCCCCGGCGGATTACGCCCCGGTGCCGACCCGGCTGGACGCCACCGACGACGTCTTCCTGTTCCGCCAGGGCCCGGCCCGCGGCCTCGGCGCGATCCGCTTCCACGACTGGCGCAGCGCGTACGACCGGAACGCGCACCTGCCCAACGTCGCCCGCTTCCGCGAGCAGGCCGACGGCTTCTGCGAGTTGCTGCTCAAGCACGCGCCGAGCAAGGAGCAGCAGGCCGACCTGGACTTCCTGCTGGAGATCGGCCAGCTGTTCGCGCTGATCGTCTACGGACAGCTGGTGCTGGAGCAGGCCGAGCTGACCGGCCTGGAGTCGGACGTGCTGGACCAGATCTTCGACGCGCTGGTCCGCGACTTCTCCGCGCACGCGACCGAGTTGCACGGGAAGGCCTCGGCGACGGAGGAGCAGGCCGCCTGGGCGCTCGCGAACGTGCGCCGTCCGGTCTCCGACGCCGAGCGGGCGGCGAAGGTGTGGGCGCGGGTCGAGGCGCTGTCGGACGCGTACGAGATGCAGCCGTAG
- a CDS encoding PadR family transcriptional regulator, with translation MALEHAILVSLLEQPGSGYELARRFDRSIGRFWTATHQQIYRVLRRMEADGWIAAEEVAQDGRPDKKVYSAAGPGRAALSDWLREPVEPETVRHELAVKIRAAAFDDPAALISEVERHRDGHAALLARYLHGEQRDFPDLTALDTTQELQHVVLRGGIEYERMTLAWLDDVLATLHRLTADRRP, from the coding sequence ATGGCACTGGAGCACGCGATCCTCGTCTCACTGCTGGAGCAGCCCGGCTCCGGCTACGAGCTGGCCCGGCGCTTCGACCGCTCCATCGGCCGCTTCTGGACCGCCACCCACCAGCAGATCTACCGGGTGCTGCGGCGCATGGAGGCGGACGGCTGGATCGCCGCCGAGGAGGTCGCCCAGGACGGCCGCCCGGACAAGAAGGTGTACTCGGCGGCGGGGCCCGGACGGGCGGCGCTGTCCGACTGGCTGCGCGAACCGGTCGAGCCGGAGACCGTCCGGCACGAGCTCGCGGTGAAGATCCGCGCCGCCGCCTTCGACGACCCGGCCGCACTGATCTCCGAGGTCGAGCGCCACCGGGACGGCCACGCCGCGCTGCTCGCCCGCTACCTGCACGGCGAGCAACGGGACTTCCCCGACCTCACCGCGCTCGACACCACACAGGAACTCCAGCACGTGGTGCTGCGCGGCGGCATCGAGTACGAGCGGATGACCCTCGCCTGGCTGGACGACGTGCTCGCCACCCTGCACCGCCTCACCGCCGACCGTCGCCCCTGA
- a CDS encoding SPW repeat protein yields MEHHPDIVELREHYERVTLTPRAQGVEALAVLAGLFLAASPWIVGFFPFTPLTVTCLIVGLAYTALMAGYGSAYERTHARAWAAAALGVWTIISPWAISGSPARGKNITTCVIVGTVMFLLGLAALSMATITANGAAMRLGRAGRAKG; encoded by the coding sequence ATGGAGCACCACCCGGACATCGTCGAACTCCGGGAACACTACGAGCGGGTCACCTTGACCCCCCGCGCCCAGGGCGTGGAGGCCCTGGCCGTTCTGGCCGGCCTCTTCCTGGCAGCATCGCCCTGGATCGTCGGCTTCTTCCCCTTCACCCCGCTGACCGTGACCTGCCTGATCGTGGGCCTGGCCTACACGGCGCTGATGGCCGGATACGGGTCGGCCTACGAACGTACCCACGCACGAGCCTGGGCGGCAGCCGCGCTAGGCGTCTGGACGATCATCTCCCCCTGGGCCATCTCCGGATCGCCCGCGCGGGGCAAGAACATCACAACCTGCGTCATCGTCGGCACCGTGATGTTCCTGCTCGGACTCGCGGCGCTCTCGATGGCCACGATCACGGCGAACGGAGCAGCGATGCGGCTCGGCCGGGCCGGCCGCGCCAAGGGCTGA
- a CDS encoding class II fumarate hydratase codes for MGDQQDQGQDQGLGQQHGQDYRIEHDSMGEVRVPAAAKWQAQTQRAVENFPVSGQRLERAHIAALARIKAAAARVNARLGVLDEETAGAIAAAAEEVAEGRWDDEFPVDVFQTGSGTSSNMNANEVIATLAGERLGRPVHPNDHVNASQSSNDVFPSSIHVAATAAVTHDLIPALDHLAEALERKAAEFAQVVKSGRTHLMDATPITLGQEFGGYAAQVRNGRERLLATLPRVAELPLGGTAVGTGINTPPGFPAAVIEEVARATSLPLTEARDHFEAQGARDALVELSGQLRTVAVGFTKIANDLRWMGSGPRTGLGEINLPDLQPGSSIMPGKVNPVLPEVVLMVAAQVVGNDATVTLAGASGNFELNVMLPVIARNVLESVRLLSNSARLLADRTVDGITANVERAREYAESSPSVVTPLNRYIGYEEAAKVAKQALAERKTIRQVVVERGYLEAGKLTREQLDEALDVLRMTHP; via the coding sequence ATGGGTGACCAGCAGGACCAGGGCCAAGACCAGGGCCTCGGACAGCAGCACGGGCAGGACTACCGGATCGAACACGACTCGATGGGCGAGGTCCGGGTGCCGGCGGCCGCCAAGTGGCAGGCGCAGACACAGCGGGCGGTGGAGAACTTCCCGGTGTCCGGCCAGCGGCTGGAGCGCGCGCACATCGCCGCTCTGGCCCGGATCAAGGCGGCGGCGGCCCGCGTGAACGCCCGGCTCGGCGTGCTGGACGAGGAGACGGCGGGGGCGATCGCGGCGGCGGCCGAGGAGGTCGCGGAGGGCCGCTGGGACGACGAGTTCCCGGTGGACGTCTTCCAGACCGGCTCGGGCACCTCGTCCAACATGAACGCGAACGAGGTGATCGCCACCCTGGCCGGCGAGCGGCTGGGCCGGCCGGTCCACCCGAACGACCACGTCAACGCGAGCCAGTCGTCCAACGACGTGTTCCCGTCTTCGATCCACGTCGCCGCCACCGCCGCCGTCACGCACGACCTGATCCCGGCCCTGGATCACCTGGCCGAGGCTCTGGAGCGCAAGGCGGCCGAGTTCGCGCAGGTGGTCAAGTCGGGCCGGACGCACCTGATGGACGCGACGCCCATCACCCTCGGCCAGGAGTTCGGCGGCTACGCGGCGCAGGTCCGCAACGGCCGGGAGCGGCTGCTCGCGACGCTCCCCCGGGTCGCCGAACTGCCGCTCGGCGGCACGGCGGTGGGCACCGGCATCAACACTCCGCCCGGCTTCCCGGCGGCCGTCATCGAGGAGGTGGCCCGCGCCACCAGCCTGCCGCTGACCGAGGCCCGGGACCACTTCGAGGCACAGGGAGCCCGGGACGCCCTGGTCGAGCTGAGCGGCCAACTGCGCACGGTCGCGGTCGGGTTCACGAAGATCGCGAACGACCTGCGGTGGATGGGATCGGGCCCGCGCACCGGCCTGGGCGAGATCAACCTGCCGGACCTGCAGCCCGGTTCGTCGATCATGCCGGGCAAGGTGAATCCGGTGCTGCCCGAGGTGGTGCTGATGGTCGCCGCTCAGGTGGTCGGCAACGACGCCACCGTCACGCTGGCCGGCGCGAGCGGCAACTTCGAGCTGAACGTGATGCTCCCGGTGATCGCCCGGAACGTGCTGGAGTCGGTGCGGCTGCTCTCCAACAGCGCCCGGCTGCTCGCCGACCGGACGGTGGACGGCATCACCGCCAACGTCGAACGGGCACGGGAGTACGCGGAGTCCTCGCCGTCGGTGGTCACCCCGCTGAACCGGTACATCGGGTACGAGGAGGCGGCGAAGGTCGCCAAGCAGGCGCTGGCCGAGCGGAAGACGATCCGTCAGGTGGTTGTCGAGCGCGGCTACCTGGAGGCGGGCAAGCTCACCCGGGAGCAACTCGACGAGGCCCTGGACGTGCTGCGGATGACACACCCGTAG
- a CDS encoding cholesterol oxidase substrate-binding domain-containing protein yields the protein MTTAQHGAGASSGEVRGSGFTRRRLLGASAGLGAGAWLLRGTVGPESAEAADTVPPGLPAGTELYQRVFQNWSGEIRTDQLWTCAPRTPEEVPVLADWAHANGWRLRATGYRHTWAPLTVANGTPDSARVLLVDTSRYLTGITAESPTAVRVQTGATMENLLAHLAGRGLGLTSCPAPGELTVGGVLAIGGHGTAVPAAGETRPDGHGYGSVSNQVTRLTAVVLDPASGRYTLRTFDRSEADSAAFLVHLGRAFLTEVVLRAGADRPLRCVSRLDIPASELFARAGSGGSGDGGLLGGILGGGPGGGPRTFADFVDRDGRAEAIWFPYTEYPWLKTWSVAPAKPLAARAVDQPYNYPFSDSIPEPVARLAGQIVSGAWGSAPLFGQLQYLIAKVALTGDLSDVLLSGGLLRDLLTGDLLTHLLAGGLRSDLWGPSRNLLQYVRPTTLRVTANGYAVLVKRDDLQWVVSEFAAHYRQLLAEYEARGEYPVNGAVEIRVTGLDDPVCAGVPGARPPLLSALRPRPDRPEWDTAVWLDVLALPGTPGLERFARELEQGLLRTFDGTRAGLRVEWSKGWAYTTDAVWSDPDVLGRVIPASLRDGGGPGWDEAIDVLNRHDPHRVFGNAFLDALLK from the coding sequence ATGACCACGGCACAGCATGGGGCCGGCGCGAGCAGTGGTGAGGTACGGGGGAGCGGGTTCACCCGTCGGCGACTGCTCGGCGCGTCGGCCGGGCTCGGCGCGGGGGCGTGGCTGCTGCGCGGCACCGTCGGCCCGGAGAGCGCCGAGGCCGCCGACACCGTGCCGCCCGGGCTTCCCGCCGGCACCGAGCTGTACCAGCGGGTCTTCCAGAACTGGTCCGGCGAGATCCGCACCGACCAGCTGTGGACGTGCGCGCCCCGCACCCCCGAGGAGGTCCCCGTCCTCGCCGACTGGGCGCATGCCAACGGCTGGCGGCTTCGCGCCACCGGCTACCGGCACACGTGGGCCCCACTGACCGTCGCCAACGGGACACCCGACAGCGCCCGCGTCCTCCTCGTCGATACCAGCCGGTACCTCACCGGGATCACCGCCGAGTCGCCCACCGCGGTCCGCGTCCAGACCGGCGCCACCATGGAGAACCTGCTCGCCCACCTGGCCGGCCGGGGTCTCGGCCTCACCTCGTGCCCTGCCCCCGGCGAGCTCACCGTCGGCGGCGTCCTCGCCATCGGCGGACACGGCACCGCCGTCCCCGCCGCCGGCGAGACCCGCCCGGACGGGCACGGCTACGGCTCGGTCAGCAACCAGGTCACCCGCCTCACCGCCGTCGTCCTCGACCCCGCCAGTGGCCGCTACACCCTGCGCACCTTCGACCGCTCCGAGGCCGACAGCGCCGCCTTCCTGGTCCACCTGGGCCGGGCGTTCCTCACCGAGGTCGTGCTGCGGGCCGGTGCCGACCGGCCGCTGCGATGCGTCAGCCGCCTCGACATCCCGGCGAGCGAACTCTTCGCCCGTGCGGGCAGCGGTGGCAGCGGCGACGGTGGCTTGCTGGGTGGCATCCTCGGCGGTGGCCCCGGTGGCGGCCCGCGTACCTTCGCCGATTTCGTCGACCGCGACGGCCGCGCCGAAGCGATCTGGTTCCCCTACACCGAGTACCCCTGGCTCAAGACCTGGAGCGTCGCCCCGGCCAAGCCGCTCGCCGCCCGCGCCGTCGACCAGCCCTACAACTACCCCTTCTCGGACAGCATTCCGGAACCCGTCGCCCGGCTCGCCGGCCAAATCGTCTCCGGCGCCTGGGGATCGGCCCCGCTGTTCGGCCAACTCCAGTACCTCATCGCCAAAGTGGCGCTCACCGGGGACCTCTCGGACGTCCTCCTCTCCGGCGGCCTGCTCCGCGACCTGCTCACCGGCGACCTGCTCACCCACCTGCTCGCCGGCGGACTGCGCTCCGACCTCTGGGGCCCCTCGCGCAACCTGCTGCAGTACGTCCGGCCCACCACGCTGCGGGTCACCGCCAACGGCTACGCGGTCCTCGTCAAGCGCGACGACCTGCAGTGGGTTGTCAGCGAATTCGCAGCCCACTACCGGCAGTTGCTCGCCGAGTACGAGGCGCGCGGGGAGTACCCGGTGAACGGCGCGGTGGAGATCCGGGTCACCGGTCTGGACGACCCGGTCTGCGCCGGCGTCCCCGGCGCCCGGCCGCCGCTGCTGTCGGCGCTCCGCCCGCGCCCGGACCGCCCCGAGTGGGACACCGCCGTCTGGCTCGACGTCCTCGCGCTTCCCGGCACCCCCGGCCTGGAGCGCTTCGCCCGCGAGCTGGAGCAGGGGCTGCTGCGCACCTTCGACGGCACCCGGGCGGGCCTGCGCGTCGAGTGGTCCAAGG